The following are encoded together in the Malaya genurostris strain Urasoe2022 chromosome 3, Malgen_1.1, whole genome shotgun sequence genome:
- the LOC131435681 gene encoding UDP-glucosyltransferase 2-like has product MQMTGLISLIGWLVLFGTAESSRILCINPCPGKSQVLVAQVLLKGLAERGHEVTMISPFKLSKPVQNIREIVVPMNDFVAKKMRDFVNKPPKSLLSYYPEMMQEMLIWANNTINYPEFLKLREEKFDLVIVGMFLADFILGYGPHFEAPTVILWTAGATKHTADYVGNPREIVTTQNMILGPQDFTKFSSRLKNFLVACIENAIGVYNFYKQKPYYDWNFPADRYPSYEAVRKNVSLVLLNSHFSQGGARPYLQNIVEVGGLQIKTKPNPLPKDIQDWLDGAEHGAIYFCLGSNMKSAYLPAHKMDVLVKSLGKLKQRILWKWETDSFPNQPANVMTKEWLPQDDVLAHSNVVLFIAHGGLGGIAEARYHGIPVLGIPMFAEQSGNVATVAREGWGLEVNYETLNEATFSGLLNEILTNPAYRQKARELSVVYRDRPQTALETACYWIEYVIRHKGAPHMHYQGADLNFFQSNMLDVLGVIILGVYLTVKILKVFIMGMVGLCCGRKKKQKLH; this is encoded by the exons ATGCAGATGACCGGACTGATTTCGTTGATTGGCTGGTTGGTGCTATTCGGTACCGCGGAGTCCAGCCGAATACTTTGCATCAATCCGTGTCCCGGAAAGTCACAAGTATTAGTTGCCCAAGTGTTACTGAAAGGTTTAGCCGAGCGCGGTCACGAG GTCACCATGATCAGTCCGTTTAAGCTATCGAAACCTGTGCAGAACATCCGGGAGATCGTTGTTCCGATGAATGATTTCGTTGCCAAGAAGATGAGAGATTTTGTTAACAAACCACCGAAGAGCCTGTTGAGCTACTATCCGGAAATGATGCAAGAGATGCTGATATGGGCGAATAATACAATAAATTATCCGGAATTTCTGAAGCTTCGAGAGGAGAAATTCGATCTGGTGATTGTGGGAATGTTTTTGGCCGACTTCATTTTAGGCTACGGTCCGCACTTCGAGGCCCCAACGGTAATACTGTGGACGGCCGGTGCAACCAAACACACGGCAGATTATGTCGGAAATCCCAGAGAGATCGTTACGACGCAAAACATGATTCTTGGCCCGCAAGATTTTACGAAATTTTCGTCAAgactgaaaaattttctggttgCTTGTATTGAGAACGCTATTGGAGTCTATAATTTTTACAAGCAAAAACCATACTACGATTGGAACTTTCCCGCAGATCGCTATCCAAGTTACGAAGCCGTGCGGAAAAATGTCTCACTGGTTTTATTGAACAGTCACTTTTCGCAAGGAGGTGCCAGACCCTATCTGCAGAATATAGTCGAGGTGGGAGGGCTACAGATCAAAACCAAACCAAATCCTTTGCCAAAAGATATTCAGGATTGGTTGGACGGAGCGGAACATGGGGCCATTTACTTCTGTTTGGGATCCAACATGAAATCGGCTTATTTGCCAGCGCACAAAATGGATGTTCTGGTGAAAAGTTTGGGCAAACTGAAACAACGAATTCTGTGGAAATGGGAAACGGATAGCTTTCCTAATCAACCGGCAAATGTAATGACGAAAGAGTGGCTTCCACAGGATGATGTTCTGGCCCATAGCAATGTAGTGTTGTTCATTGCCCATGGCGGTTTGGGAGGAATAGCCGAGGCTCGCTATCACGGGATTCCGGTATTGGGCATACCGATGTTTGCCGAACAGTCCGGAAATGTAGCAACGGTAGCCCGAGAAGGATGGGGTTTGGAGGTGAACTATGAGACACTGAACGAGGCGACATTCAGTGGACTGCTGAACGAGATACTGACGAATCCGGCCTACCGCCAGAAGGCTCGGGAACTATCCGTTGTCTATCGGGATCGACCTCAGACGGCATTGGAAACTGCCTGCTACTGGATCGAGTACGTGATTCGTCACAAAGGAGCCCCCCACATGCACTATCAGGGAgcggatttgaattttttccagtCGAACATGTTGGATGTGCTGGGGGTAATAATTTTGGGAGTTTATTTGACTGTTAAAATACTAAAAGTTTTTATCATGGGAATGGTGGGACTTTGCTGTGgcagaaaaaaaaagcaaaagctTCACTGA
- the LOC131435679 gene encoding UDP-glucosyltransferase 2-like, giving the protein MALSFFTVVVGLVCPVILAGVAESSRILCIDPSIGKSHVLVTQTLLRGLAERGHEITLVSSFKMSKPVANFREIVVPMKDDFSSKQMKKFLEKPPNMLVEFPNFMKRVLVLANETVNYPEVVALKEEKFDLVIVGLFIADFVLGFGPHFGAPTVVLWTGAISKMSADLVGNPREIAAGQTPFLGQLDSTKFSSRFKNFLIAGVENVMVTFAMYKQKPYYDWNFPSDRYPSYEDVRKNVSLLLLNSHFTHAGPRPYLQNAVEVGGLQIKQKPDPLPKDIQDWLDGADHGAIYFCLGSNLKSTDLPAHKMEIFVKSLGKLKQRILWKWEAESLPNQPTNVMTKSWLPQDDVLAHKNVVLFITHGGLGGIAEARFHGVPILGIPIFAEQSGNVATVVREGWGLEVKYETLSEATLSKLVNEVLTNSSYRQKAKEISTLYRDRPQTAMETACYWVEYVIRHKGAPHMHYQGADLNFFQLYMLDVIAVILCAFYSAIKIFKIVYAGIVKLVGKKQTKRKLH; this is encoded by the exons ATGGCGTTATCATTTTTTACGGTTGTTGTTGGCCTTGTTTGTCCCGTGATTCTCGCTGGAGTAGCCGAGTCCAGTCGAATACTTTGCATCGATCCCAGTATCGGTAAATCGCACGTACTTGTCACACAAACCCTGCTGCGAGGGTTAGCCGAACGTGGCCATGAG ATTACGTTGGTCAGTTCTTTTAAAATGTCGAAGCCGGTGGCAAATTTCCGAGAAATAGTGGTCCCTATGAAGGATGATTTTTCCAGCAAGCAGATGAAGAAATTTCTCGAGAAACCACCGAACATGCTGGTGGAATTTCCTAACTTTATGAAACGAGTTCTTGTTTTAGCCAACGAAACCGTAAACTACCCGGAAGTTGTAGCACTGAAGGAGGAGAAATTTGATCTCGTCATCGTGGGATTGTTTATAGCGGACTTCGTTCTCGGTTTCGGTCCGCACTTTGGCGCTCCGACGGTAGTCCTCTGGACCGGTGCAATATCCAAAATGTCGGCCGATTTGGTAGGAAATCCGAGGGAGATTGCTGCCGGCCAAACCCCGTTCCTAGGTCAGTTGGATAGTACGAAATTTTCGTCACGATTCAAAAATTTCCTGATTGCCGGTGTGGAGAATGTTATGGTAACCTTTGCGATGTACAAACAAAAACCGTATTACGATTGGAATTTCCCTTCGGATCGCTATCCGAGCTACGAAGATGTGAGGAAAAATGTGTCTCTGCTCTTACTGAATAGTCATTTCACACATGCCGGTCCAAGGCCGTATCTTCAGAACGCTGTTGAAGTGGGAGGATTACAGATTAAACAAAAGCCGGATCCACTACCGAAGGACATCCAGGATTGGTTGGACGGCGCAGACCATGGAGCTATTTATTTTTGCTTGGGATCCAATCTCAAATCGACTGATCTGCCTGCACACAAAATGGAGATTTTCGTCAAAAGTTTGGGCAAACTGAAGCAACGGATTCTGTGGAAGTGGGAAGCGGAAAGTTTGCCGAACCAACCGACTAATGTTATGACGAAAAGTTGGCTTCCACAGGATGATGTTTTAGCACATAAAAATGTAGTGCTCTTCATAACTCACGGAGGTCTAGGTGGTATAGCAGAAGCCCGGTTTCATGGAGTCCCAATATTGGGTATTCCGATTTTCGCCGAGCAATCCGGAAACGTAGCAACCGTGGTCCGTGAAGGGTGGGGACTGGAGGTGAAATACGAAACGCTTAGTGAGGCGACATTGAGTAAATTGGTAAACGAGGTCCTGACCAATTCGTCGTATCGTCAGAAAGCTAAAGAAATTTCCACCCTTTATCGGGATCGACCTCAGACTGCAATGGAAACGGCTTGCTATTGGGTCGAGTACGTGATTCGCCACAAGGGAGCTCCCCACATGCACTACCAGGGAGCGGATCTTAACTTTTTCCAGTTGTATATGTTGGATGTCATAGCCGTGATTTTATGTGCTTTTTATTcagcaattaaaatttttaagataGTTTACGCCGGAATCGTGAAACTAGTTGGTAAAAAGCAGACAAAACGAAAACTTCActag